In one Oncorhynchus masou masou isolate Uvic2021 chromosome 23, UVic_Omas_1.1, whole genome shotgun sequence genomic region, the following are encoded:
- the snx15 gene encoding sorting nexin-15, with the protein MSRKKEKEDYYRFFSVTEPRTHEKGHTEYKVTARFVSKRRPEDVKEVIVWRRYSELKKLYGELSYTHRNLFRRQEDFPSFPGAQLFGRFDEGVIEERRSAAEVMLLFTTNIPALYNSPQLKDFFRGGEVIRPLDPSPLSSSTPLPPPLIPLPQRRGSDCEPAAEEEGTEAPIQPQKLGLSLGADLVEPEVAAEAYSEMGGCPTPVTPTAEEEEEEELMDLPDVPGDLKLDDRALNPFQPCVLRTDQSQSQEEFDSLFDSVMREEPSEEVPPPTLSDNDLAIFDPCAKEDQPSASHDQSELLSLPLPNPDGGEAGYLRQAANELTAAMESEKEGEYSTAIQKYKTAVDLLITGVKGDPDPQRRGSVKRRTAQYLEHAETLLTRLTSTHTSQDQDA; encoded by the exons ATGTCtcggaagaaagagaaagaagattATTACCGTTTTTTCTCGGTGACAGAACCACGCACACACGAGAAGGGACACACGGAATATAAAGTCACCGCAAGG TTTGTCTCCAAGCGTCGTCCAGAGGACGTCAAAGAGGTGATAGTATGGAGGAGGTACAGTGAACTGAAGAAGCTATATGGAGAGCTGTCCTACACACACAGAAACCTGTTCAGGAGACAGGAGGACTTCCCTTCGTTCCCTGGCGCTCAGCTCTTTG gtaggTTTGATGAAGGGGTGatcgaggagaggaggagtgcagCTGAGGTCATGCTACTATTCACCACCAATATCCCTGCTCTCTACAACAGCCCTCAGCTTAAGGACTTCTTTAGG gGTGGTGAGGTGATCAGGCCGTtagacccctctcctctctcctcctccacccccctccctccccccctcatcCCCCTGCCACAGCGTCGAGGCTCAGACTGTGAACCTGCGGCGGAGGAGGAGGGGACCGAGGCCCCTATCCAACCCCAGAAGCTGGGGCTTTCACTGGGCGCGGATCTAGTCGAGCCTGAGGTTGCAGCTGAGGCCTACAGTGAGATGGGGGgttgtcctactccagtaacacctacagctgaggaggaggaggaggaagagttaATGGACCTTCCTGATGTACCCGGCGATCTGAAGCTAGACGACAGAG CTCTTAATCCGTTCCAGCCCTGCGTCCTCAGAACAGACCAATCACAGTCTCAGGAGGAGTTTGATTCGCTGTTCGATTCCGTGATGCGGGAGGAGCCTTCAGAGGAAGTACCGCCCCCTACTCTCTCCGACAACGACCTCGCCATCTTCGACCCCTGTGCTAAAGAAG ACCAACCGAGCGCATCACACGACCAATCAGAACTTCTGTCGCTGCCCTTGCCCAATCCGGACGGCGGGGAGGCGGGCTATCTGAGGCAGGCAGCCAATGAGCTCACAGCTGCGATGGAAAGCGAGAAGgagggagagtacagtacagccaTACAAAAATACAAGACAGCTGTGGATTTACTCATCACTGGAGTGAAAG gagaTCCAGACCCACAGCGTAGAGGTTCAGTAAAGAGAAGAACTGCTCAGTATCTGGAACATGCAGAGACACTACTCACACGACTTACCTCCACACACACCTCGCAGGACCAGGatgcttaa